The Chanodichthys erythropterus isolate Z2021 chromosome 1, ASM2448905v1, whole genome shotgun sequence genome segment TTCGAATATGGATATTggcgcaaaaaacaaaacattattacCGGCTTAACGTAATTTTACCAAagccaactatggtcgcaagttccgtcattACCAATGGACCCTTTTAGTGCCAAAATCACAATTACGTCATAGcgttagctggaggcaaaacaaaggaaaaactGGAGGCGGCCAATACGAACCAGCAGAGTCGCGGCTACACAAGAAGCTTAAAAACGCCATTTTGTTGTATTGTATTGTTGGGTGCCAAAATCAACAAAGTACAGGCtccaatttgaaatgatcaCATACCTGCTGCCACTGCCAGACAAACAAAAAAGACGACAGCCGTGGTTAAACGCAATAAAACAAGCCGACTGGACCGAAACGACCATCAAAAATGCTCAAGTTTGCAGTGCATACTTCACATCATTTAAGGTTATCGTCTTTTGTTGGTAGTGATTATGGTTTAGTTACGTGTCTAAATATTTCTTACGCATGCCCACCTAATCAGAAATTGGGGAACAagttaaaggcccactgaagagtGTTGGAAcgcgcagcattattcaatgtgttgacgtaatatcaactgaaacaggaagacagggcgatatatcgaacagCCACGCCCcttttttaaatagccaatagcgtttcaGTTCTGTTACAGCTCGGCCAAAGCCGATAGACTCTGTAAAACCTCTGGTTCCTCCTAATTTCTAAACGTTTCTCCTCATAATGTCCTTAAATATCACTcatacagcattctgtgcagaattcaaatgggtccgaTACCTTTTGTGGTCTGTGCCGATTCGCGgatatgatccgctctgtgctcttGTGTCTCTGGATCGGAGCAGACTGTGCTTGCGCTGCGGCGGTTCATGTGAAACTAACGCAAAACCGGACTTCATTTGCGTCAAtgaaaagcatatttacactgtctgaatcgttccctattctctatatactgcactatgtgccattcatcatgtagaaactagtaaacGTGTGAATAAATGACCTATTTCAGCCGAGGCTTCAGCGTCTGTAAAAGTGTAGGCGGGACTTCagtttctagagagcatttgattggaccgaAGATTTGACGAGAAACTGAAatgtgatgtgatgtcatgaaaattcatgatccattttagcggaagCGAGAGACTGTACGATTTGAACGCTTTTATCTCCTAAATGctaattttgtcattgttttggaacacactagcttattcataaccttacggctaacatattcataccaaacgctaaaaaacttaaattttgatttcaggggaaCTTAATGATTTCTCATGTAACGCAAACCTTTTTTAGCGCATAAGTAAGCTAACTTTGTTAGTCATACAACTAAAGATTTTTACGCCCTCAGTTTCTCTTTACTATACACactcgtaaaaaaaaaaaaagctaacaaAACTTGTTAGCTAGCATTAACGAAGTGGTCAGGGGAATTGTTCTGCTTCCACCTAAGCTCCGCCCacaaaaaaatcacaatgtttaataactgaaaacaaagactatagaccttatgtagcaccgccccttttcagcattgcgctcgttgtcttttgacttccagtttgtatttccacagcgatcttacatatttatgaatgaactgctcgtTTTGAAGTCTTCTCGTTcaactgacatttgttaagacatctgctttaaacattacaatgctcatgataactttcattaactctacaacaAGTAAATCCACTTAATCAGCTAATTATTCTTTGACAGCTTGCCACAGAAATGTTTAGAGCTACCGcaaaacggaagttcaaagacaattttATAAAGATGCGCGTTTGTTTCTCTGGCGCataacaaagactatagaataacacaagatgcaTCACTCGTATTATTTTGAATGAGggaaagtgcaacgcgcaatatggcggaataagtgtTGCCTTCTAAACAGCCAATCGCGATTGGTAAAGTtattgcgtcactgcagcggccgttagaagctccggttcaaaagaaacagtcagacgcgcgcctccgaaatgaggcacaagagacgcgcatttaggactgcgcattagcttgatccatcCACGTCAGAACCCGGAAGACTAATTCGCAGCTGGCTTCTTCGAGATGTATTCCTATGATATGGCAAacgttgaattttcagcagccattactccggTCTTCAGTTCAATTAtcgttttttttattcatatcatCGTGTAATCTTTGATCAAAATAAcgtcccctccctcttgcaatcTCATATCGACTCTAATGAAGTGTTTATGAgcgctgtcaatcaaaagagaTCATAATAACCGCAAACTACAACCGTCCAGTCAATTAATTCCCTAGAGACAAAATCAAGTTCGCACCACATTTCTTGTTACAGAAGCCGTTTCAACCGGATATCCGTCACAACAGGGAGGAAAACACTATCGCAACTTCAGTTGGAGCATTCAGGGCAGTAATTAAATGCAAACTAATGACAACCAGAAAGGATGGTTGAAGGGTATAATGCAGAAAATATTGGACAGGAACCTTGCAAATATTCCACACCATTTAAAAGCGACGCCTTTTGTACAGCTTTAACGTGAATCCGAGGTTAACTGATGAACATTCATCTCACTTCAGGACAATCAGTTTACATTAATCGCAGACTTGTGTAATAAGTTAAGTTAAATCTAAGAAAATAAACACGTTAAACACAACGCATGGATGAAGGGCGACGACAAAAACTAGGAAAAAGAAAGCAAGCCACGGGCCTAAATGTAAACGACATCGGGTTTATTATAGTTTGCACTTAAAACACACATGGTATAATATCATATCTGTTATTGTAATGCAGTGTGTTGCTACTTACATTGTTTCTTCTTCTTCCCGTTCCCAACCTTCGGGTTGAAGTCCTTTACGTCGCACGAAATGAAACGCAATCGGTCAACAGTGCACGAGAAGGTGGAAACGACTACGAAACGAAACAGCATTTCATTTCCGGGgtaaatttcaaaataaaagcactaataatagacccttttcacactTGTGTGTAATCCAGAGCTGTGTAAGTCTCTCTGGGTGATGTAAACAGCGTTGACCTGCCCTCTTATGTATATGGTCCACACTTGCAAATGATACATTATACAAAACTGGAAAAATCCCAAAATGTAAACCCATATATGGTGGTTTTGGAACAACAGATATGTTTTCAACTAATTTGTCCCATACTGTGGGAAAATGTGGGAGGAACCTTTTTCAAAGCCATAGCTTTACATTTTagctttttatttgtgtaaGTTATTGgagtttaatttaaaataaaattgcaaAGCTGTCAGTTTATATGATTAGCTTGATCTCTCAAATCATAACTCTGTATTTAGATGAGCACTTTGACATTTGTAATGCATATGCTGAGGTATCCCGTCCGTCCGCAGATCAGATATTTGCTACAATAATGAATATGAACTTAACTTTTTAACAACcccttttaaacaaataagcaTTTACATGCTTATGACATTTACATTGTAAGAATTTACAGGTATGAAAACGGTGACTCGTTAGGTAATGTTTTCTCCTGAAAATCAGATGATTTTTTATTGATTCAGTGGAATTTGTGGGAATAGCAATATGGCGACGCGGTGGCTTCACATGTAACACgcaaatagattttttttgatGTTGAGGAATGTCACGTGACTTGTAACATCATCAGAGCTTTGGGACATTCAGAGCAGCATATAAAAGAAGCAAAGCTGTCAGTTTAAATCATTAGCTTGATCTGACTGAGGCATCTACACAGCAGTTGTGCTTTAGAGATTTTTGAGAATAATCTTTTTTAGCCACGTTTCCACcacaggaactttccccaggaactagggactttgggtGGTACTCCTTGTGTTTCGACCgcaggaaccagggtctaaGTGAAGTTATGGGTAAAAATGTCCCTCTCAGAAAGTCCCTGTTCACGaagtagtactttttcaaagttcaggaactttttGGGGGTGGGACTTTGGCGCcaaacatgctgattggttcatgcagcattttgattggttgattccacgcagcattttatttcaaccaccatttttaaaagtctgttgcaaTGTGTGCAGTAAGAGATGAATGTTATTCGAATCAACAATAGAGTTTTAAAAATACGACAGATGGACAGACGACAatgttcaggctttattaagcttattcTTGGAGGACAAAATCCACCTAGAACTGGAAAGTTGAGCACAGCCCTATGTCACCGGACTAAATGATTAgttaactttcaaattaaattttcctgataatttactcacccccatgtcatccaagatgttcatgtctttctctcttcagtcaaaaagaaattaaggtttttgatgaaaacattccaggatttctctccatatagtggacttcaatggactccaaacagttgaaggtcaaaattagtttcattgcagcttcaaagtgtttTACACAaacccagacgagaaataagggtcttatctagagaaaccttaacaatttaaaaaaaaattacgttttaaccataaatgctcatcttaaactagctctcttcttcttcttctctatttgaattccagcagtgtagacactgctaagcatattactgccctcctcaggtcaaagtttgaactaaattgtcatatacaatatgctagtgcgggtatataacaattagttcaaactttgacctgtggagggcagtaatacacttagcagtgttttcatcaaaaaccttaatttcttttcgactcaagaaagaaagacatcttggatgacatgggggtgagtaaattatcaggaaattttaatttgaaagtgaactgatCCTTAATCTTCACGTTACTTTAGACCACAATGGAAACACAGACAACAACAGGTcttaggggaaaaaaaagttccTAGGACAAACTGTTCCGGGTAATTTAGGTGGAAACACGGCTTTTGAAGGATAATCGAAATGGCAGCGTCCAACAATTGGTTTTCAGGTGAGGATAACGGTCAGCCAAGAGACCGGGGTTAATTTCTTGTGAACGATATGCACCCAAATGTGACTTAACAAGTGTTGCATACAATATTCATCCCATTCTGATCCATCAATTCTGTGCAAGTGTGCAGAAATACAATAACCAACCTTTGTGTGTGACCTTTGAACACCGGCATGATGCAGAAAATGCCCAATAAGCTCTAAATTGTTCTGATCTCATGGGCAAACCAGTGTGTATTCATGTGGGGCCAAGACATGGCTAATAAGGTCCTAGCAAAGGGCATAGAAAGCAGTTCCCGTGACAGGCATGGTAAAGAAATAGACTGGACCAAAGTAATTGAGCAGTCATGGGGAACAAGACTTGCAAATACTagtacaataataaaaaaaaaatcatacagtgCAAAAAAACGTTTATTACTCCTTGTCAGTTACGTCTTAAAAGACTGTAAACAGAATACTGACTATTTAAGGTGTGTCCAAACATTAATGGACCTTAGtcaatttaattcatttaatttgaaacaaatgaaaacaagGCTGTGATAGTCCATTCAATCTTAAAAGCTGATTTTCAGAGCACAAGAGTTTAACGCGCTAGACTGAAAAAATGATCAAAGAAATCATACATTCTGTGATTCATTTTTTCATGCTCATTCCATGCTTCATTTGATCAATTTTCACCATCTACATCATAAACCCATTCATAAATCCCATCCTCGTCGGCACAAGACTCATGGTAGCAGGCCTTACAGTTGCTGCATCTGATCCACGCTTCAGCAGCTTTCGGATCATCATCTGCGCTGTGGTTTATGAAACAGCCCCTGCATTTATAGggagttttttgttttaaatgttcatTATAGAGAAGGTGTTCTGTGTTTCTGTGGAAATGTGGTATTGTCTTGGCTCTGGGTGTCTTTATACCCCTGTTACATTTTTGTATGACCACAAAGTCTTTGAATGATGCCACTTCAACAGCTGACAGCACATCAGAGCCGCTTTCTGTGCTGCAATGTGCAGTGGGCGGCGTGCTACTTTCCAAACGGGACAGGGTGGCAGGAGGAGGTTCATGCTCAATGGAGGCCAACTCATTTATTGGGTACATCCCTGTTGTCCTGAACCCATCCTGGGCTCTTTCCACAGTGGCAGTCGTCTTCCACGCTTCTGTGAAAACAGAACAATAATGTGCTTTGGGGAACTTCACGTCTGCACATTGCTGATTCCACTTGCCACTCACTTCACACCAGTTGTGTTTGAGACTCCTGAACAGAGCTCTGTTTGCTGGTTGCAGTGCAGGATAGCATATGACTTCCACATTGTTCTGGTTCATGAGATTGAAAAAGCCGAGGTTGAATACGTGGCTGCTTTGGCCATCGAGGAGCAGAAGGTGGGGTCTGGCGTCATCTTTTGGGAGCTGTGCCACAAACATTTCGCCCCATTCAACAAACATCTCTGTTGTTATCCAGCCATTATTcgacactctcacacacacgctTTCTAGAGATTCGTTTAACCACTCACTTCTCACcctattttctttaaaaatgataagTGGAGGAGCAAATGTACCACTGGCATTGAATGCAGCTAGTACCGTGGAGGCggtttcctcttcctcctcagcTCTGATCTGAAAGCAGGGCTCTTCTCCTTGCCTGACATATTGCTGAGAGAAGTCGTCTTGTAGTCCTGATACATTACACTTCCAAATATGTGAAGGAACGTCTTTAATTCCCAACATATCAAGGGTGATTTCGTACATTCTGAACCATTTTCCCAGCTCTTCTTCATTCATCCTTGTAGCTGGTGATATCGCCCCTGGTTTCTTTATCTTCAGTCCTGGGTTTCGTTTTATAAAGCCCTCGAACCAGTAATAGCCTGCCTTTTGCTTCTCTTCTGAAAACCCTCGGATCCCATTTATCTTGGCAAACTCAAAAGCAAATGATTGAACATCAGTCCTCCTCAACGGGAAGCCTCTCTGTGAAAGCAAGGTGAGAAGACGAGCTAACTCCCGCTCTGATTCAACAGGGATGAATGGCTTTCTTCCAGACGCGTGCTCAGATCCCTCAACAAGCCCTTTTACGCGCCTTTGAAGGGTTGTTTTCGGCACGTTCCACTTCCTTGCGAGCAATCGCAGCGCAGGCCTCCCCAACTCTACCTGCTCTTTATATTCCTCGATTGCAGCTTTCATTTGGTCCTCTCTCCACTGATTCATCTTCAGCCCTTTCCTTCCTTTAAGCTGTCTTTCATCTTGCCGTTTTCTCTGCAGTTTTCCTGACTGCTTTGGGTTAGGTGCCATTTTTCTATGAAAAGATAAAAGTCAGAATGTTGTTGAATTAGGTTTAATACTTTGGACCCACTACtccaattaaaggtgccatagaattgaaaatttaatttacattggcattgttaaataacaagagttcagtacatgcaaatgacatacagtgagtctcaaactccattgtttcctccttcttgtgtaaatttgatttgtttaaaaaacctctgaagaacaggcaaatctcaacataacaccgactgttatgtaacagtcgggatcattaatatgtacgcccccaatatttgcatatgccagctcatgttcaaggcattacacaagggcagccagtattaacgtctggatctgtgcacagctgaatcatcagactaggtaagcaagcaagaacaatagcggaaaatggcaaatggagcaataataactgacatgattcatgatatcatgatatttttagtgatatttgtaaattgtctttctaaatgtttcgttatcatgttgctaatgtactgttaaagtccctgtaaagtcattttaaagtatgtgttttgagcttttcacaccacagaaaaatgtgccacccagccaaatttgaatgattaaaaaaatctgcaagtaaatgaaataagttatcaaaatctcgAAAAAATAGGCAGCGCTCTTTGCTCTCAAACGCTGGGGGCGTGTCCGCTGTCGGCGCTGAAACCACACCCACTCGCGAGAGCTGCAGTCTCAACTTACTTgtctaatgagtcaaacatactgatgcataCCGATGTGCGTCATTAGACCCCcgttttagctccgcccaaaaaatcctgagcagagacttggtgaaaaactgtttaacgctctaacttcacaattaagcattactCAATTCACAcactttgtaatgtgttttagcaatacatttgtaacatttataaagtgtttagaaagaattctcagaattgactttacagggactttaaatgtggttaaagttaccatcgtttcttactgtattcacggagacaagagccgtcataattttcatttttaaacacttgcagtctgtataattcataaacacaacttcattcagtgtgtaatgttagctttagccacattagccacggatcatagcctcaaacttatattacatcttgtgaaaaagtattctagggcacctttaaattattagcacatatatatatatatatatatatataggggtgtaatggtacatgTATTTGTCCTAAACCATCACGGTATGGGTGTCATGCAGTCAGacgacgaatacagtcagtgacaggcgatccacactccaatccagaagggggcgcatGCGGTAATGACCCGCTGTTTGCTAAccaccacaacaggaaaaagtgcagaagaagaaaaacatagaatctatgcatagatatgtATACgtgtttcaaccgcagaaaggCATCAATAAAaaagcttgagaataatatctcacgcagcattacatttacctcaggcaagtcatttagtgtccacagcatgttagttcacaagAGAAATGaagcatttcactaaatatatgcactatattagcttatatattcattatatttactttacctgttagtaatttcttaattatttaatgtatgtttaaataaatttgtcatgaaaacaagtttatatttcattattatatttcaaaaacgaaATGGAGTAGTTTTGCATTATGAATGTGCCAGCATACTGTGCCAGTAAAACCATCAATCAATCTATCAAAATAGCAATAACACATTCTTAACCTTCTAGATATAATCTAGAAGGTTAAGAATatcatacatttattattttatatcataACAGTAGTTATAATTGCCCCATCAGTGTCATATGCAGCTAGTGTTGTGATCTGTCATTGATTCATCCTACAGCCTCCAGATAAAGTTGATCTTTATAAGTTCAAATTCAAACTTCAGACAGCAGAAGAGAATCAGTGCACATCACATTAGCATCCAGTTTCACCTAGCATCGCTACAATGGGACTCTTAGAAAACATCAGGCTTatgacatgatccatgacatAATAGGTCACGTATGATGACGAACGATCATATTTCATCAGAAATGCTTTGAAGTGTCCCACATTAATAGACAGCTACTGTCCCACTTTACCTAACACCTTAAGCTAAGCTAAGTGGGTCACTACTCTGAACATCCTTACAAATAAAACTATGCATTGTTTGGCAGTTGTCCATGAaatcataattttaaaataaaagtacacAATACAATATTGTTATCAATTATtgctattttcataaaaaatgatTTGATCTTTTTAGAGCATTTGGCTTACCATGTGCTTGTTGCGATCGGTTGTGTTGACGCTTGACCACGCCCACCACAGTGATGTCAAGCCAATGAAAACAGCACATACACGTTTGTGGTAATTATTCATGACTGTTAAAATACGATTGGCTCCTGATATTTAAAGGGCATTCCAGCATGAAATGTGTTTGACCCACTTTACCTGATGTCACACTTTTTGCCACTCTACATATATAGTTTTCTACAGTCACTACACAAACCGCATTGCATTCAAGGCAGGTCATAAAATAAACCTTTATTAATAAGAATTCAAAATTGAGGATGGAAAGGCCATACAGAAGGTTTGTAAATGGCACAATCAATTTATAGGCCGTGACATTTACCTGACACTTTTTAATCAAAGTATATCATACTGCATCTCAACTGCATTATTACAGGTATAATGATGTAAATACTTTAatctaaaactaaaatgaaaactgaaaacatcaaaataaaagctaattcataTTAGTATAAATAATAGTCAAAGAACACTGGATTAGCATTGCTTGATCATACAGTATCCTCACATTTGTTTCAAACACTTTATTAACCATTATAAGGGTTAAATCATCAAATATCATAGATAGTGTTAGGAATATTGTTTAATGTTCCTTGAACTTTACCttcatatgcttttttttttttaattaatgcttTCACTCTAACACTGACCTTCTCCTCTACTTTGTACTCGACTGACCTTTTACATCATTGACCTAAACTGTAAGAACAAGTGAACTGTCACAGTATCAGACAA includes the following:
- the LOC137020079 gene encoding uncharacterized protein isoform X1, with product MRGCKFPEEDFDSCHGFDPRAPHRNGPLRIYGYMNLSSTGQMPEMEEVDTNESNGLAKTVALISFLSLVMLMSVLGNLLVMVAVCKDRQLRKIKTNYFIVSLAFADLLVSVLVMPFGAIELIHQNWIYGETFCLVRTSLDVLLTTASILHLCCISLDRYYAICCQPLVYRNKMTPLRVALMIGGCWIIPTVISFLPIMQGWNSIGINDLIEKRKFSGNSTSCVFMVNKPYALTCSVVAFYLPLILMVLAYQRIYITARAHARQISMLQRAGGAGNADSADHQRNHRMRTETKAAKTLCIIMGCFCLCWAPFFITNVVDPFIDYSVPEQLWAACLWLGYINSMLNPILYAFLNKSFRRAFLIILCCGHKRYRRPSILGPGATCTATQINGSTHVLKKMAPNPKQSGKLQRKRQDERQLKGRKGLKMNQWREDQMKAAIEEYKEQVELGRPALRLLARKWNVPKTTLQRRVKGLVEGSEHASGRKPFIPVESERELARLLTLLSQRGFPLRRTDVQSFAFEFAKINGIRGFSEEKQKAGYYWFEGFIKRNPGLKIKKPGAISPATRMNEEELGKWFRMYEITLDMLGIKDVPSHIWKCNVSGLQDDFSQQYVRQGEEPCFQIRAEEEEETASTVLAAFNASGTFAPPLIIFKENRVRSEWLNESLESVCVRVSNNGWITTEMFVEWGEMFVAQLPKDDARPHLLLLDGQSSHVFNLGFFNLMNQNNVEVICYPALQPANRALFRSLKHNWCEVSGKWNQQCADVKFPKAHYCSVFTEAWKTTATVERAQDGFRTTGMYPINELASIEHEPPPATLSRLESSTPPTAHCSTESGSDVLSAVEVASFKDFVVIQKCNRGIKTPRAKTIPHFHRNTEHLLYNEHLKQKTPYKCRGCFINHSADDDPKAAEAWIRCSNCKACYHESCADEDGIYEWVYDVDGEN